AACTTCAGCCTGATGAAGTGAATTTCTGGCGTCCTGGTGGTCAGACTTCTTTTAGGGCTATTCCTGCGTACTCTCCGTTTCTGTTCAAACTGCACAGTCCATATAACTTCATTGTTGGTGGCGGTTTCTTTGTTCGCTATTCGTTACTGCCTTTGTCACTAGCTTGGGATAGTTTTAAGAATAAAAATGGTGCTCCAGATTATTTGACTTTTCGATCGTCTATTATGAAATACCGGGAGAAAAAAGGCAGCTCGGCAGAGGGAGATCCTGTTATTGGCTGCATAATTTTGACAAATCCGTTTTTCTTTAGAGAAACTGAGTGGATTCCTGTTCCGAAAGATTGGAATCGCAATATTGTGCATGGCAAGACATACAGCACGGACATGTCAGAAGGCGCGAGGTTATGGGCTGAGGTTGAAGCACGGCTAGAACACTACAATATTGTAGCAAAATCATTTGTAACAGATTCTGCTGCAAAAGAAAGATACGGGCGAGAGCAGTTAGTTCAGCCGCGGTTAGGGCAGGGCGCATTTCGAGTCCTAGTTACAGAGGCTTACAGCCGTAAATGTGCAATTACCGGTGAAAAAACACTTCCCGTGCTAGATGCGTCGCACATAAAACCTTATTCAAAAGGTGGTCCTCATGCAGTTAGTAATGGCCTGTTGTTAAGGCAGGATTTGCATACATTGTTTGATCGCGGTTATATGACTATAACAGAAGATTACAAAATTGTAGTCAGTAAGCGGATTAAGGAAGACTACGGCAATGGACGGGAATATTATAGAATGCATGGTAAGCCCTTATTGGTCTTGCCCAGAAGTGAACTAGAGTTTCCGTCGAAGGAGTTCATTAATTGGCATAATGAGAACGTATATGTTTCGTAAAGGTTAGTTGTAATGAAACGCTAAGAAATTGTTGAAAAAAGCAGGAACTGCGGTTAGATAAAATGAAATATAAGTAAAGATTAGGTTACAACGCCAGTACTTTAACCTTTGAAGCGATAAAGCGCTCGTTGACATTTGTTTAAGGGATGTGAAGTCTTGGGCTGTGGCGGACTTCTTTCCTGTTGCAATTAATGGCGTTCGAGTATCTTTCGGGGTGCTCCCAGCGTCTTATTTACGCTGCGGGCACCTTTTTTATTATCTGCTATGCCTAACAAACTTTGGACACAGAAAGCAGGGTGGTTGTTTGAACGTACTCAGTATACTTTTTAAGGACAATATCCGGGCAGTAATTCCGATTGCACTTATTGTTTTGGTGTTGAATTTCACCCTGGTACCGCTGGGACTTCCCTTGGTTCTGCGCTTCTTGATCGGATCTATCTTGGTGATTATCGGGTTGACTCTCTTTCTCTTTGGGGTGGAAATTGGAATTACGCCGATGGGCAGTTTAACCGGGTCCTCATTGGTAAAGACTAATAATTTACTGCTTGTTCTAGGATGCGGATTTTTGCTGGGCTTTTTTATTTCCATTGCTGAACCGGCATTGATGGTATTGGCTCAGCAGGTGGATTTTGTAACCATGGGAGCTATACCTTCATATCTGCTGTTATTGGTGGTTTCCATTG
This DNA window, taken from Bacillota bacterium, encodes the following:
- a CDS encoding HNH endonuclease, whose protein sequence is MKFYVGVTDNQWFEYLAQLQPDEVNFWRPGGQTSFRAIPAYSPFLFKLHSPYNFIVGGGFFVRYSLLPLSLAWDSFKNKNGAPDYLTFRSSIMKYREKKGSSAEGDPVIGCIILTNPFFFRETEWIPVPKDWNRNIVHGKTYSTDMSEGARLWAEVEARLEHYNIVAKSFVTDSAAKERYGREQLVQPRLGQGAFRVLVTEAYSRKCAITGEKTLPVLDASHIKPYSKGGPHAVSNGLLLRQDLHTLFDRGYMTITEDYKIVVSKRIKEDYGNGREYYRMHGKPLLVLPRSELEFPSKEFINWHNENVYVS